From the Lolium rigidum isolate FL_2022 chromosome 2, APGP_CSIRO_Lrig_0.1, whole genome shotgun sequence genome, one window contains:
- the LOC124687518 gene encoding salt tolerance receptor-like cytoplasmic kinase 1: protein MPDGCGLLDCLRRGERDKHDAGRTDSRVSDEPSGGSADGKSGRVRRLEWAEVESVTGGFSSRVIGQGGFSTVYLASLSSSRLGAVKVQRSSERLLRVFRQELDVLVSVRHPHIVRLLGYCDEREEGVLVFEYAANGDLHERLHRERGGGPKREPLPWARRMAIAFQVAMALEYLHESRDPAVIHGDIKASNVLLDAGLDAKLCDFGFAHVGFSAAVRPAAATTAARASARHVMGSPGYLDPHLLRSGVPTKKSDVYSFGVLMLELVTGREAMCAETGHRLTATVGPTVSEGKVADVVDRRLGDVFDREEAATVGALALQCTNASPGLRPSMADVVRVLQEKTSALIAAVGPKPVRKTVS, encoded by the exons ATGCCGGACGGCTGCGGCCTGCTGGACTGCCTCCGCCGCGGCGAGCGCGACAAGCATGACGCCGGCCGAACGGACTCCCGCGTCTCGGACGAGCCCAGCGGCGGGTCGGCGGACGGCAAGAGCGGGCGGGTGAGGCGGCTCGAGTGGGCCGAGGTCGAGTCGGTCACCGGCGGCTTCTCCTCCCGCGTGATCGGCCAGGGCGGCTTCAGCACGGTCTACCtcgcgtcgctctcctcctcccgccTCGGCGCCGTCAAGGTGCAGCGCAGCAGCGAGCGCCTCCTCCGCGTCTTCCGCCAGGAGCTCGACGTGCTCGTGTCCGTGCGCCACCCACACATCGTCCGCCTGCTCGGATACTGCGACGAACGAG AGGAAGGCGTCCTGGTGTTCGAGTACGCCGCGAACGGCGACCTGCACGAGCGGCTACACCGGGAACGGGGAGGCGGCCCAAAGCGGGAGCCGCTCCCGTGGGCGCGGCGCATGGCCATCGCGTTCCAGGTGGCGATGGCGCTGGAGTACCTGCACGAGAGCAGGGACCCGGCGGTCATCCACGGCGACATCAAGGCCTCCAACGTCCTCCTCGACGCCGGCCTCGACGCCAAGCTCTGCGACTTCGGCTTCGCCCACGTCGGCTTCTCCGCCGCGGTCCgtccggccgccgccaccacggcGGCCAGGGCCTCCGCGCGCCACGTCATGGGCTCCCCGGGCTACCTGGACCCGCACCTCCTCCGCTCCGGCGTGCCCACCAAGAAGAGCGACGTGTACAGCTTCGGCGTGCTCATGCTCGAGCTCGTCACCGGGCGGGAGGCCATGTGCGCGGAGACGGGACACCGGCTGACCGCCACCGTCGGTCCCACGGTCAGCGAGGGCAAAGTGGCCGACGTGGTGGACCGGAGGCTGGGAGATGTGTTCGACAGGGAGGAGGCTGCCACCGTGGGGGCGCTCGCGTTGCAGTGCACCAATGCCAGCCCGGGGCTCCGGCCATCCATGGCGGACGTGGTCCGAGTGCTCCAGGAGAAGACGTCGGCGTTGATCGCGGCAGTTGGACCAAAGCCGGTCCGCAAGACGGTTTCCTGA
- the LOC124687519 gene encoding LRR receptor-like serine/threonine-protein kinase SIK1, translating into MATAATLLLVEVMLILLLLVLQPAAAAVSAPATFPGDRAALASLKSAVDAATIPASSCLASWDFAHDPCTSFPCGLHCYTPPNSSYQRVAGVALDPAGYSGTLPAPVLASLPFLQSLTLRDNRFHGALPARTPLPPSLRVLDLSVNAFSGQIPGSLFTAASSLQELDLSHNAFTGPIPPQVASLGALTQLDLQNNGLTGSLPAMGKMRSLAYLDVSGNALSGSLLDALPPQILSVEALNNSLSGPLQAAAFRALSAMKVLDLTGNAVTGAVPGAAFEHPALEQLCLGSNQLGAVEEASDGGASSQLVVVDLSGNRIAGKLPRCLAAMPRLTMVGLDQNRFVGVVPDTYAARISEEEATGGKLPFQKLTLQGNYLCGALPSQLRQIKEGSAVVSLADNCLVECPRQFFFCQGLPQKNHATCPKCEP; encoded by the coding sequence ATGGCCACTGCTGCAACCCTCCTACTCGTAGAAGTAATGCTGATCCTCCTCCTGCTCGTGCTCCAGCCCGCGGCGGCCGCGGTGTCTGCTCCGGCCACCTTCCCGGGAGACAGGGCGGCGTTGGCGTCCCTGAAATCCGCCGTGGACGCGGCGACCATCCCGGCCTCCTCCTGCCTCGCGTCGTGGGACTTCGCCCACGACCCATGCACCTCCTTCCCCTGCGGCCTCCACTGCTACACGCCCCCCAACTCCTCCTACCAGCGCGTCGCCGGCGTCGCCCTCGACCCCGCGGGCTACTCCGGCACGCTGCCCGCGCCGGTCCTCGCCTCGCTGCCTTTCCTCCAGTCCCTCACCCTCCGCGACAACCGCTTCCACGGCGCGCTACCGGCCcggacgccgctgccgccgagccTCCGCGTCCTCGACCTCTCCGTCAACGCCTTCTCCGGCCAGATACCAGGGTCCCTCTTCACCGCCGCCTCGTCGCTGCAAGAGCTCGACCTCTCCCACAACGCGTTCACCGGCCCGATACCGCCTCAGGTCGCCTCCCTGGGCGCCCTGACGCAGCTGGACCTGCAGAACAACGGCCTCACCGGGAGCCTTCCGGCCATGGGCAAGATGCGCTCGCTCGCATACCTCGACGTGAGCGGCAACGCGCTGTCCGGCTCACTGCTCGACGCGCTGCCGCCGCAGATCTTGTCCGTCGAGGCGCTCAACAACAGCCTCTCCGGGCCGCTGCAGGCCGCGGCCTTCCGCGCTCTCTCTGCGATGAAGGTGCTGGACCTCACGGGCAATGCGGTGACCGGCGCGGTCCCCGGCGCCGCGTTCGAGCACCCGGCGCTGGAGCAGCTGTGCCTCGGGTCCAACCAGCTCGGCGCGGTCGAGGAGGCGTCCGACGGCGGCGCGTCGAGCCAGCTCGTCGTGGTGGACCTCAGCGGCAACAGGATCGCGGGTAAACTGCCCCGGTGTCTCGCGGCGATGCCGCGTCTCACGATGGTGGGGCTCGACCAGAACCGGTTCGTCGGAGTTGTACCGGACACGTACGCCGCTCGTATCTCGGAGGAGGAAGCCACTGGTGGGAAGCTGCCGTTCCAGAAGCTGACGCTGCAGGGGAACTATCTCTGCGGCGCCCTGCCGAGTCAGCTGAGGCAGATCAAGGAGGGCAGCGCCGTGGTGAGTCTGGCGGACAACTGCTTGGTCGAGTGTCCACGACAGTTCTTCTTCTGCCAAGGGCTCCCGCAGAAGAACCATGCCACGTGCCCCAAGTGCGAGCCATGA